In Epinephelus fuscoguttatus linkage group LG15, E.fuscoguttatus.final_Chr_v1, a genomic segment contains:
- the LOC125902026 gene encoding C2 calcium-dependent domain-containing protein 4C-like, giving the protein MWLLEKLRSSVESSGTQSQPPQTAEAIPVSVYANVLTPEKIPDFFIPPKLICCPPEESLTPEPQPCSTLRPSVSDHAICSQSPRARSSKNPCSPRLFSRMGGDTRNLQKSANRHIIQIESADEPGAASVDRVNTNADPQSQTAMSLPYVPKAQTSYGFSTLVESPHTRRKESLFHSDPTSPLTSPNSQRRSQGGTLLAPADPNPYRYFSGGESDTCSSAESSPFNSPLLSRSASLLRSITQETQAKMSRAKRSLARHSSLSTDECSSADNSPNMQRRRMRCPPSPAFRGCKSSGVKGAASDLLQREHTVNLHKGGTLRLSTHYDPESARLRVRVLSAEALYDRQTDPKSINCCVALYLNPGKQQKQRSTIIKNSRNPVFNEDFFFDALPQAQIKSLAMKIKVVNKGTSLRRDVLLGEREVLLSELLAGL; this is encoded by the exons ATGTGGCTACTGGAGAAGCTCCGTAGCTCTGTGGAGAGCAGTGGGACACAATCCCAGCCCCCGCAGACAGCAGAGGCCATTCCTGTTTCTGTGTATGCCAACGTCCTCACGCCAGAAAAGATCCCTGATTTCTTCATCCCCCCTAAACTTATCTGCTGCCCACCGGAAGAATCTCTCACCCCCGAGCCTCAGCCCTGCTCCACATTACGACCATCTGTGTCTGACCACGCCATCTGCAGCCAGAGCCCCAGAGCTCGGAGCAGCAAGAACCCCTGCAGCCCTCGCCTCTTCTCTCGCATGGGAGGAGACACACGTAATCTCCAGAAGTCAGCCAACCGTCACATCATCCAGATAGAGAGTGCTGATGAGCCAGGTGCCGCATCTGTGGACAGGGTCAACACCAATGCTGACCCCCAGTCGCAGACTGCAATGTCTCTGCCGTATGTGCCCAAAGCTCAGACCTCATATGGCTTTTCCACCCTAGTGGAGTCGCCCCATACCCGCCGTAAGGAGAGCCTGTTCCACAGTGACCCCACCAGCCCTCTCACCTCCCCGAACTCACAGAGGCGCTCCCAAGGGGGGACTCTTCTCGCCCCGGCTGACCCCAACCCTTATCGCTATTTCAGCGGTGGCGAAAGCGACACCTGCTCCTCAGCAGAGTCGTCCCCCTTTAACTCACCTCTCCTGTCCCGCTCGGCCTCTCTCTTACGCTCCATCACCCAGGAGACACAAGCCAAG ATGTCTCGTGCCAAGCGCTCCCTGGCTCGCCACAGTTCTCTCTCCACTGATGAATGCAGCTCAGCAGACAACAGTCCCAACATGCAGCGCCGCCGCATGCGTTGCCCCCCCTCTCCCGCCTTCCGTGGATGTAAAAGCAGTGGCGTGAAGGGTGCAGCGTCCGACCTCCTGCAGCGTGAGCACACCGTCAACCTCCACAAGGGGGGGACACTGAGGCTGAGCACTCATTATGACCCGGAGTCAGCGCGCCTGAGGGTACGTGTGCTCTCAGCCGAGGCCCTGTATGACAGGCAGACGGACCCTAAAAGCATCAACTGCTGTGTAGCGCTCTACCTCAACCCTGGCAAGCAGCAGAAGCAGAGGAGCACCATCATCAAGAATAGCAGGAATCCAGTGTTCAatgaagactttttttttgacGCGCTCCCCCAGGCACAAATAAAGAGCCTGGCCATGAAGATAAAGGTGGTGAACAAAGGAACCAGTCTGAGGAGAGATGTGCTTCTAGGAGAGAGGGAGGTGCTGCTCAGTGAGCTGCTCGCAGGCCTCTAG
- the fem1a gene encoding protein fem-1 homolog A produces the protein MDIPTAVFNAARDGKLKLIQKLLSNKTPEELEALAEEKTQGGTPLLIASRYGHLEVVDYLLEHCKANVELGGAVNFDGETIEGAPPLWAASAAGHLPVVKTLLKHGASVNNATLTNSTPLRAACFDGHLEIVRYLVEHRADMEVANRHGHTCLMISCYKGHKEIAKFLLDRGADVNRKSVKGNTALHDCAESGSLDIMKMLLKCNARMERDGYGMTPLLAASVTGHTNIVEYLAHQPRTSREERIDALELLGATFVDKKRDLLGAMRYWRRAMELRQPGDKAGSLAKPPPGPPIPAYGCAQEVSTAEELEALITDPDEMRMQALLVRERILGPSHPDTSYYIRYRGAVYADSGNFERCISLWKYALDMQQSNLDPLSPMTASSFLSFAELFSFVLQDRAKGTLSTRVTFHDLMTVLGKSVREVERAVAQRDNPPEAPQFTKALSIILHLIFLLEKLECSPEQEHQKKHTVYRLLKLNPRGRNGFTPLHMAVDKETTSVGRYPVGRFPSQAVAALLLECGADVDSRDSENNTPLHIAANNGCPEIMALLMKAGAHFDATNAQRKTAYELLDEQSTGHPALYPLNYVTLQCLAARAIEKHRLPYRGLISEEMEAFIELH, from the coding sequence ATGGATATACCGACGGCGGTTTTCAACGCGGCCAGAGATGGTAAGCTGAAACTTATCCAGAAGTTGCTGAGCAACAAAACTCCAGAGGAGCTGGAGGCTTTAGCCGAGGAGAAGACACAGGGAGGCACCCCGCTGTTGATAGCCTCTCGGTACGGACACTTAGAGGTTGTGGACTACCTCCTTGAACATTGTAAAGCGAATGTTGAACTCGGGGGGGCGGTTAACTTTGACGGCGAGACCATCGAGGGGGCTCCGCCGCTGTGGGCAGCTTCGGCAGCCGGCCACCTCCCTGTGGTGAAGACGCTACTGAAACACGGTGCCTCAGTCAACAACGCAACACTAACTAACTCAACGCCGCTCCGAGCTGCCTGCTTCGACGGTCACCTGGAGATCGTCCGGTACCTGGTGGAGCACAGAGCCGACATGGAGGTAGCCAACCGCCACGGCCACACCTGCCTCATGATCTCCTGTTACAAGGGCCACAAGGAGATCGCCAAGTTCCTCCTGGACCGTGGTGCTGATGTGAACCGCAAGAGTGTGAAGGGCAACACCGCCCTGCACGACTGTGCTGAGTCAGGGAGTCTGGACATCATGAAGATGCTGTTAAAGTGCAATGCTCGTATGGAGAGAGATGGATACGGGATGACCCCTCTCCTCGCTGCCAGTGTCACAGGTCACACCAACATCGTGGAGTATCTCGCCCACCAGCCTCGAACCTCCAGAGAGGAACGCATCGATGCACTAGAACTCCTTGGGGCTACTTTTGTGGACAAAAAGCGGGATCTCCTGGGGGCGATGAGGTACTGGAGAAGGGCCATGGAGCTGAGGCAGCCAGGGGACAAAGCTGGGTCCCTGGCCAAGCCTCCACCTGGCCCTCCTATCCCCGCTTACGGCTGTGCCCAGGAGGTGAGCACTGCAGAGGAGCTGGAGGCTCTGATCACAGACCCTGATGAAATGAGGATGCAGGCCTTGTTGGTGCGAGAGCGCATCCTGGGGCCATCGCACCCAGACACCTCTTATTACATCCGCTACAGGGGAGCTGTGTACGCAGACTCAGGCAACTTTGAGCGCTGCATCAGCCTGTGGAAATACGCTTTAGACATGCAGCAGAGCAACCTGGACCCTCTCAGTCCCATGACAGCCTCCAGTTTCTTGTCCTTTGCAGAGCTTTTCTCTTTTGTTCTTCAAGACCGGGCCAAAGGCACCCTGTCAACACGCGTCACCTTCCATGACCTTATGACTGTTCTTGGGAAGAGTGTGAGGGAGGTAGAGAGAGCTGTGGCACAGAGGGACAACCCTCCAGAGGCTCCCCAGTTCACCAAAGCTCTCTCCATTATCCTGcacctcatcttcctcctggaGAAGCTGGAGTGCAGCCCCGAGCAGGAGCACCAGAAGAAACACACAGTGTACCGCCTGCTCAAGCTGAACCCCCGGGGCCGTAACGGCTTCACTCCTCTCCACATGGCCGTAGACAAGGAGACCACGTCTGTGGGCCGCTACCCTGTGGGCCGCTTCCCCTCCCAGGCGGTGGCTGCCCTGCTCCTAGAGTGTGGCGCAGACGTGGATTCACGCGACAGTGAAAACAACACGCCTCTGCACATCGCTGCTAATAACGGTTGTCCAGAGATTATGGCACTACTTATGAAGGCGGGGGCTCACTTTGACGCTACAAATGCACAGAGGAAGACGGCTTACGAGCTGCTGGATGAGCAGAGCACCGGGCACCCGGCCCTCTACCCACTGAACTACGTCACCCTTCAGTGCCTGGCGGCGCGTGCAATTGAGAAGCACAGACTGCCCTACAGGGGACTCATCTCTGAGGAGATGGAGGCTTTCATTGAGCTGCACTGA